The Anguilla anguilla isolate fAngAng1 chromosome 4, fAngAng1.pri, whole genome shotgun sequence genome has a window encoding:
- the LOC118225620 gene encoding peroxiredoxin-1 has product MAAGEARIGKLAPDFKATAVMPDGQFKELKISDYRGKYVVFFFYPMDFTFVCPTEIIAFSDAAEEFRKIDCEVIGASVDSHFCHLAWINKPRKQGGLGPMKIPLVADALHSISKAYGVLKEDEGLSYRGLFIIDDKGILRQITINDLPVGRSVEETLRLVQAFQFTDKHGEVCPAGWKPGSDTIKPDVQKSKEFFSKQ; this is encoded by the exons ATGGCAGCAGGTGAAGCTCGCATTGGGAAACTGGCCCCTGACTTCAAAGCAACAGCTGTAATGCCAGATGGTCAATTCAAGGAACTCAAAATCTCCGACTACAGAG GAAAGTATGTGGTCTTTTTCTTCTACCCAATGGACTTCACCTTCGTGTGTCCCACCGAGATCATTGCCTTCAGTGACGCTGCCGAGGAGTTCAGGAAGATCGACTGCGAAGTCATCGGCGCTTCTGTGGACTCTCACTTCTGCCACCTTGCCTG GATCAACAAGCCCCGCAAGCAGGGTGGTCTGGGCCCCATGAAGATCCCATTGGTGGCTGACGCGCTGCACTCGATCTCCAAGGCCTACGGCGTGCTGAAGGAAGATGAAGGCCTATCCTACAG GGGGCTGTTCATCATTGACGATAAGGGCATCCTGAGGCAGATCACTATCAACGATCTGCCGGTGGGTCGTTCGGTGGAGGAGACTCTTCGCCTGGTGCAGGCGTTTCAGTTTACGGACAAGCACGGAGAAG TGTGCCCCGCCGGCTGGAAACCAGGAAGCGACACCATCAAGCCAGATGTCCAGAAGAGCAAGGAGTTCTTCTCCAAACAGTAA